A single genomic interval of Mucilaginibacter boryungensis harbors:
- a CDS encoding LytR/AlgR family response regulator transcription factor produces the protein MIRCLVVDDEPLALNIIEDYISKIPFMQLVKATTNPIEALTIVQDGGVDLVYLDVQMPELTGIQFLRIANGKAKVILTTAYPQYALEGYELDVIDYLLKPIAFDRFFKSAQKAQGIIHPSTKSSIPEQPQAATIPQQPQDDFSHDFIFVKTEHKIQKVYLHDILYIEGLKDYISIFTNQERIITLQNMKKMEDALPERHFVRVHKSYIVALNKIDSIERSRIFIGDKVIPVGDTYRDQFFKMIEGRNV, from the coding sequence ATGATCAGATGCCTTGTAGTTGATGATGAGCCTTTGGCGCTAAACATCATAGAAGATTATATTTCAAAAATACCATTTATGCAGTTGGTGAAAGCAACCACCAACCCTATTGAGGCACTTACAATTGTGCAGGATGGTGGCGTTGACCTGGTGTACCTGGACGTACAAATGCCTGAACTTACTGGCATCCAATTTTTACGCATAGCTAACGGCAAGGCTAAAGTGATACTAACAACAGCTTACCCGCAATACGCGCTGGAAGGTTATGAACTGGATGTAATAGACTATTTATTGAAGCCCATAGCATTCGACAGGTTTTTTAAATCGGCGCAAAAGGCGCAGGGTATTATACATCCGTCAACAAAATCATCCATACCCGAACAGCCACAGGCCGCAACCATCCCTCAGCAACCACAGGACGATTTTTCGCACGATTTTATCTTTGTAAAAACTGAGCATAAAATTCAGAAAGTTTATCTGCACGATATCCTTTATATTGAAGGCTTAAAGGATTATATCTCCATTTTCACTAACCAGGAACGCATTATTACCCTGCAAAACATGAAGAAGATGGAAGATGCACTGCCCGAAAGGCACTTTGTCCGCGTACACAAATCGTACATTGTAGCCTTAAATAAAATTGATAGCATAGAACGCTCCCGCATCTTCATCGGCGATAAGGTGATCCCGGTAGGCGATACCTACCGCGACCAATTTTTCAAAATGATAGAAGGCAGGAACGTATAA
- a CDS encoding sensor histidine kinase — translation MKKGWKIFWHTLFWVSIISFFVFIAHSERISMRALLIIFLGFGIINIALFYLNYLLLIPWYLDKKKYRQYAGVLVLTIIVFGLVKYGLASVFWTEMHPTVKGQKMPHEALKFGWYFTQTCFTSILFLFLSTVLQFSLDWFTNERVQRDLENQRLTAELAFLKSQINPHFLFNSLNSIYSLAYQKSETTPEAILKLSEIMRYMLYECNDNKVDLAKELTYLQNYIDLQKIRFGKKAYVDFEVNGQVTNQRIVPLLLIAFIENAFKHGVANDPKHPIKLIINLDDGHLSFYMENRKHVHNRDSSGGIGLSNVKRRLDLLYPNAYKLEIHDDADIYTCELSLIL, via the coding sequence ATGAAAAAGGGCTGGAAAATATTTTGGCATACGCTTTTTTGGGTAAGCATTATCTCTTTCTTTGTGTTTATAGCACATAGCGAAAGGATATCGATGCGCGCGTTGCTGATCATTTTCTTAGGGTTCGGCATTATAAATATCGCCCTGTTCTATTTAAACTACCTGTTGCTTATACCATGGTATTTAGATAAAAAGAAATACAGGCAATATGCCGGTGTATTGGTTTTAACCATAATTGTTTTCGGGCTGGTAAAATATGGACTGGCCAGTGTTTTTTGGACAGAGATGCACCCCACAGTAAAGGGACAAAAAATGCCGCACGAAGCATTAAAATTCGGGTGGTATTTTACACAAACCTGCTTTACCAGTATATTATTCCTTTTCCTGAGTACCGTGCTGCAATTCTCGCTGGATTGGTTTACGAACGAGCGAGTTCAACGCGATCTTGAAAACCAGCGCCTTACTGCCGAACTGGCTTTTTTGAAATCGCAGATAAACCCGCATTTCTTGTTTAATTCGTTGAACAGTATCTATTCATTGGCTTATCAGAAATCGGAAACAACCCCCGAGGCGATACTAAAGCTATCAGAGATTATGCGCTACATGTTATATGAGTGCAACGATAACAAGGTTGACCTGGCTAAAGAACTTACCTACCTTCAAAACTATATCGACCTGCAAAAAATACGCTTTGGTAAAAAAGCTTATGTAGATTTTGAGGTGAATGGACAGGTAACCAACCAACGGATCGTTCCGCTGCTTTTGATCGCTTTTATAGAGAATGCTTTTAAACACGGCGTAGCGAACGATCCGAAACACCCCATTAAATTGATCATCAATCTTGATGACGGCCATCTTTCTTTTTATATGGAGAACAGAAAGCATGTACATAACCGTGATTCATCTGGTGGTATCGGCTTAAGTAATGTGAAGCGCCGGCTTGACCTGCTTTACCCGAATGCTTATAAATTGGAAATTCATGACGATGCCGATATCTATACTTGTGAATTATCATTAATTTTATAG